The following nucleotide sequence is from Solanum dulcamara chromosome 7, daSolDulc1.2, whole genome shotgun sequence.
TGTAAAGAGCAGAATTTCTGCAGATTCTGAAGATGGAGTGGCAATTTCAGACTCTAGAGGGTCATTAGGTGATCATGATAACAGAATAAATGATGATGCTGATCTTTCTGGTGCAGATGTTTCCAGTTCAGCCTTTGAAAGTTGTAATGTTACTAAAGATCTGTACACAGAGCAGATAACAGCCAAAAGAGCTCGCAAACCAACAAAAAGATATATAGAAGAACTTTCAGAAATAGAATCTAGGGAAACCAGTGAAAAGTTAGCATCACCAGATAAAATCTCCAGATACCGATTTGCATGTCCAGAAACTCATATGAGGCCCACCAATAATATGAGGTTGAATGCAAGACCTCTGGTCACCAGGCAGGATTCTCTGGGAGGTTCTGGGGTTCAAATTCCGTTTGTTTCTCGGATTCGAAGGAGCCGTCCGCGTGAGAACTTCATGCCTCTTTTGGTAATATAAATATCTTAAATATAGACATGTGAATGCTTACATGGCTCATTCCTCGCATGTATTTGTATATAAGgacttataatttataattgttTCTCTGAGTATAAAACATACCAAAACTTGCATATAGACATGACTTTGCACTCCCTATCCACGTGAATGAAACTTTTGGGTTACTTGGATTGCTTGCAATTTTTCTATACTCTTCTTCCTTGCATAGATTATTTAGTTTCAGTTTGAAGTGCATTTGTCAGATAATTCTCCGTTTGTATTTCCAACGCACTATGTACATGTCAGAGAGTGTGTGTGTTTTTCTCAATGAATTCATAATGCCTATATCAATTTGAATCATTGAActttcaaattaaattatgtatttttagaCTTTGAATTTCAGCTCCAATGTCATGTACTACTATGGCTgatagaaattttatttttgttcctCTGGGTTATTGATGTACTTCAAGTTAAATATTGCAGAAACTTCAGCCCAGTGGTATGGACATAGCAACCAGACAAGTAAGGAGTGCTTTTGACGTATCTGGGCCACAAGATGATGATAAGAGAAATAATGACCTGATCAAGCCCCGCTCATCTCCTGGGTGGACTCAACAGCCTGTAAATAGAACTTCCCTTTTCTACTGGTTGCCTCTGAATTCTGTTTGCGCTTGATTTTTTCAAATGACTTACAATATTACTTAAGTTAAATATTGCTCCCTTTAACCCAAATGATCGTCCATTTTCTTTCCTGGTGGTGGAAGTGTTGATCTATCATTCAGtctttaaatgttttttttgtgtcattttaaaattgaaattcctTAAAATACTCTCTTAGATATCTaaaattatttccaaaataCAAATTTAACCATTCTCGACTTTATTTTGATAACTGGTCAATTTTATCTTCGAAAAAGAAAGCAAGTCTATCTGTTTGGGATATGGACTAATTTAAAGGTTCTTTGTAAGTCCGTATTCCCTTTATAATTTTGAATGGTTGTGTTTATTTTCCTTCTCTATCATTAAATCCCATTTTTAGCTGTTTCATGAGTTTATATTATTAGTTGTAATACCTTTGTGATTTTAACTTACTGTTTGAGAGATTATtcgtaagaaaaaaaattacctacagaaaaaaattataaaaataattatttcatgtatTTCTCCCTCTTGCTTGTAACTCTTTTAGTTTCTTCTGGTTTGTATTCTTTCATTACACATTGTCACTATTCCTGATAATGTCTCACGGTGTTGTTCAACAGGATTGTCATCTTTATTGCATTACCTTTTGGATTACAACCCCTTACTCTTTTCTAACCTTGAGATCTTAGATTCAAGTAAGTCCCAGCCGAAGCTAAAAAAGCATTAGCTGATTTATGCCTAAGCCTTGGTGGTTAGAATTACCTGGTGCATGTGGTAGTGGGAGGTAGTAGGTACCTGGTAGAATAATTGAGGTGTGCGTAAGTTGGCCTTGACACcgtcataaaaaataaaacaatataaaagaaacaaccccttataatgaagaaaaagagTCCAGACTATTTGAATTTTTTCCATCTCACAATTGTGAATTATGTTTACTCccctttttttttagaatttgcgCAACAATTTAATTCTTTTACTGCTTGAAATCGCATGACAAGGCATCAATTAGTTGAACTTTCTATCTTTGAAGTTATTTGCTGCAGCGATTTCTGCATTTCAAGGACAAAAAGTTCAAACTGGGCATGAACCAGGTTCAGTTTTCATTTTAAGCCACTTTGAACTTAGAGTCTCTTTTATTGAAAAGAGAATTAGTAATTGGTCTAACGTAATTCTGTTTTCTTATAATGGAAAGTTTTGGAACTGGAAAGTCAGACCAAAACTTATTTGTATTGATTACATGTTGCGTGGAGAGAGATATTGCCACCCACTTTAGTTTGGGTCAAATTGGTTCTCTTTTTCTCGTGCTTTTGTAAGATTTGTACTGATGCAAATGTGGTTCAACCATTGGACAGTCAGAACCAtttccttctttattttgtttttcaatCTACATGGTACCCAACCTCTGGCTCAAATGTACTTTTGTTGTCAATTTAGTCTCATCCTCGCATAgtgatttaaaattttattggatatATTTTTGTTGGTGAGACTCTATTTTCCTTTTCTCCCTCTCAAATTGATGAAGATGCATTGTGGAACTCCTTTTGATTTCTAGCTTATTGCTGCTTGTGAAAAGGACGAGCATTACAGTGGGATGAAAATTGTTGAGCTAGAGAATGATGTAGAGCTGAATGACTGTTCTGAGGACAATTCAGATGATAATGTGGTGACTGTACCCACCCAAAAAGGAGGAACGAGGAGAAAACATCATCGACCTTGGACTATCAATGAGGTTGTTAAGCTAGTGGAAGGTGTAGCCAGGTATGGTGCTGGTAGATGGTCTGAGATAAAGCGGGTTGCTTTTGCATCTTGCCCTTATCGAACTTCAGTGGACCTGAAGGTTGGTATTATATGTGCTTTTGGTAGAATCTAGTAATTGGAATTCATTGGGAATAAATTAGTTCAGGACTATTTTTTGTACATGTGATGTAATGCTGCAAATTATCTATGTATTTTCAGGACAAGTGGAGAAATCTGCTGAAAGCTAGTTTTGTGCAGTTGCCTGCAGAAAAAGGGGTTAGcattattttaattgttattattatgcaTGTTGCTTCATTGTTCTTGATGATTTTATCAagacttctttcaactataagaCGGCTTCAGACATTCACTCTGTTTCAGTAGAAAGTGGTGATATACATAGTATGATATGATGAGGGAGGCATGGCATGCTAGAGGATGTTGATATAGTTAGTACTCATCAAAAGGAATTAGTAATAGTATTTTACTATATTAGACAACAACTGCATTTTTAAACAACATGTGTTTGACTcgtaaagtttttttttcttttttccatttattttgtAAAGTCACAGaaagtgggggggggggggggagctGGTGGGTATGTTTCTGTATTTGTTAACAGTCTGAGCATCATTTTCCCCCCCACCCATTTTGTGGAAGCTATGAGACTGATTTTACCTTCTTAACGTCATATTTGTGATGGTACAGATTCTGAATTCCCGGAAACAGGCTTCAGTTCCGATCCCTGCTCCAATTCTCTCGCGTGTGAGAGAGCTTGCTGATATGCAAGGTCAGGTCCCACCAGTTCTCAGTACATGCAAGTCAAGTGGACATAGTAGTAGTGATAGACGTGTACATGAAGCTAGGTCTGGATTCCTGTAATTTCAACATCATAAAAGGTTTGTTTTTTTGGAATAAGCCCGATGGTGATTGGCAAACAGCTCACTAACCATTATATTTCGTGTATGTGCTAATGCTACTTTTTGTGTGATTTTAATCTTTTGTACACACCTTAGTAGCTTTTAATTCAAGGTCGTGAAGTCAAGAGCAGCTTTATTTTCCTTCCCACATCGGAAAACAGCTAGTAAGACTGCTATTCCTGCTTAAATTGTTCTAGTTGGTCATATCCCAGCcagcatatttttaatttaacgTTGAAGACTGTTCATATCCCAGCTCACATTTCCTTCCCCATATACCATGCCCGTGAATTCTTGGTGGTTCAACCCCCATTTTAAAGCAGCCATTTGATATACCATGAGGCATAAGTTGAACTTGAATGAAGCAGTGAAGATTTATACAGCGGACCACCACTTGTTTGGGATCGAGATGTAGTTGTTGATTTGATCTACCATGTAAAAAGGATGTGCTTTTCCATTAGTTTGACATATGTAACAAGATACTGGGTACATCTTTATCAACAACTACTACACTGATGATGTTCAGGCTCTCAGTGATGAAGTGTAGTCTCAACAGTAACATACCTAGTGTAAAGTGTACATAGACATacagggtctggggaggataaaaTGTGAGTATCTCTTGCACAATGAAATAAATTCATCCATCTCGGGTAGTCGTCACTCTTTTATCAGATGGATCATCAGAATATTTCAGTTCGAATGTACATTAGGTAGTCATACTATGTGGATCTTCATGAGATTGTCTCGTTCATTTACAGTCATTTAGTATTAGTAATATTACGTACAATTGAGCTAGCAAATACAGCTTAACCTCTATATCCGATCAAAAAGTTTGGAAGGTGTTCCAAGTTGGTTTGGATACTTGAAAAGAAAAGTACAATTGACGCCCCTATCCACCCACTAATAAATGTGCATGAGTGAGTTGGAGGAAAAAATGTAAGATTTCTtcatcatatttttaattaaatatatgcATTGAAAATATATGGTAGATGTAGAatataaatctaaaattttgtaAAGGGAGTatataaacaacaacaatatacccagtgaaattccacaagtggggtctggaaagggtagagtgtacgcagaccatACTTAGACCTTATCACTATCTAATGGAGATAGAGATGCTGTTTTCGAAAGTTTCAAGAAAGAGAGAATCacagtataatatatatatcataacagTTGAAATGAAAGAAGATGCAAATTCTATAAGACAAACACAATACCAATATCAAGATAATGGGATAATCAAGGGCAATAACAACACAGTTATAATGGCATGCTTAGACCTAAGACCAACCCTAAACCATCACAGGGCAAGACAAATATTCTACCCCTGCTAGCCTTCTATCcttactaaccttctaccctaatacgcgaTCTCCACTCCTTGTTTAAGGTCATGTACTCGGTAATACGAAGTTGTGGCATattctgtctaatcacctctgccaaatatttttttggtctacccctacccctccgcataGCCCCTAAATTCAACCGTTCACACCTTCTAATTGGGCGTGGACACACCTCCTCTGCACGtgctcaaaccatctcagtctcgcttctctcatcttgtctgccatAGAGGCCACTCTCgccttctcccgaataacctcgTTCCTAATTTTATCAATTCTAGTATGTCCACACAActatctcaacatcctcatctcctcaacatgcatcttctgacatgagagttcttgactGGCCAGCACTCCACATCATATAGTAACGATGACCTAACAACCACCattttgtagaacttacctttaagtttggGTGGTgccttcttatcacacaggactctagaggcaagcctccatttcgtCCAtgctaccccaatacgatgcgtgacatcatcgtcaatatCCCACTAATCTGGATGACGGATCTAAGATACTTAAAGCTTTCTTTTTGGGTATAGGTTGAGTGACAAGCCTCACTTTCATGCCCTCTTCATCCATCACAATAGTGAATTTGCACTTCAAATACTCTTTCTTGGTTCTGCTTAAtttgaaccctttggactccagagtttgtctccaaacctcaaacctatcattaactttgtTATGAGtttcatcaatcaaaactatatCATCCGCAAATAActtacaccatggaacctcctcctgaatagaccgtgtcagctcatccatcacAATCAAAAAATCGCAAGGTGATGTGAAGTTATAAATTGTTGTTTAGAATAAAATTTCACTATTGTACGTATTTCATTTTAAAAGCGTGTCCGGGGAGTTAAAAACAAATAatgtgaaaatatatatatgtatttcatacacatttaggaaaaatatttataaaataccaGTATATATGTGCACagtatattttcaaaatataaaatttacgTGTTGTATTCGTTTGGTTAGTGCGATGAGGTAAAATATTTGGGATTAAAACTGAGTTAAAATTTGTACATCATCAATCAAACACTACatagattttattttaagtatacTCCTGGATGTTCCACTTTATCCCATCAAATTTGGAATTAAATtagtttaaaaattataattttaaaataatttattcggGAATCAAAAACCCTAATAATATGTTTTAATAATATACAACAACGTGATTCAATTACTATAATTACTACATTATCAATTAGTTTGTCTGTATTTCTTTGAATAAAAAACATAATTATGTAATATTTCTTACCTTCACGAAATACGAgtgtataaagttgaaatttaaaaatcagGGCTCTAAGTTGAGGTATTCTTCATTCTGAACCCTCCTCCTACTTCTACTCCTCCTCGGCGACCGCTGTTCTTCTTCTgctatcttctttttcttccaactCACACTATCGGCGGCGAAGCAGAGTCCAGTGGCCGGTCACCGGAATCTCGATTGAGTTGCGGGGTTAGAAGTAAGAGCTGTTTAAGTTCATAAATCTGTTTTATTTATGCACAATTCCATTCCTGTTGTTTCTCTTTGTTAAATATTCTGCTGAATCACGCATTGATTAAGCATAACGTCTCGTATTCTGAATTGAGCTTCTCTAGCTAAGtggaatttattaaaaaaaaagaaggtcaAATCCAATCCCAATGAGCTCATAGGGTAATATTAGTAAGTTAGATTATT
It contains:
- the LOC129894159 gene encoding uncharacterized protein LOC129894159 isoform X2, whose protein sequence is MEASEAKIEDSVLPVTNTIKALEKEIAHPIVYQLVRVDGDGRLVPATQDEIMVVEDLLEDDKCEPKLVPDTRQISESCITEGFLLERNSLQVPEEKSNVLVDPVPDLGKIDAPEKVVVPFSELSGIDQSVRTDVCSHSQDAPNEDTPSTSAAGSSWKPDFSKLEGKICLDDLTVKELQETFKATFGRETSVKDKQWLKRRITMGLTNSCDFSCTTFIIRDNVVVKKGEEQICNRVKSRISADSEDGVAISDSRGSLGDHDNRINDDADLSGADVSSSAFESCNVTKDLYTEQITAKRARKPTKRYIEELSEIESRETSEKLASPDKISRYRFACPETHMRPTNNMRLNARPLVTRQDSLGGSGVQIPFVSRIRRSRPRENFMPLLKLQPSGMDIATRQVRSAFDVSGPQDDDKRNNDLIKPRSSPGWTQQPDEHYSGMKIVELENDVELNDCSEDNSDDNVVTVPTQKGGTRRKHHRPWTINEVVKLVEGVARYGAGRWSEIKRVAFASCPYRTSVDLKDKWRNLLKASFVQLPAEKGILNSRKQASVPIPAPILSRVRELADMQGQVPPVLSTCKSSGHSSSDRRVHEARSGFL
- the LOC129894159 gene encoding uncharacterized protein LOC129894159 isoform X1 is translated as MEASEAKIEDSVLPVTNTIKALEKEIAHPIVYQLVRVDGDGRLVPATQDEIMVVEDLLEDDKCEPKLVPDTRQISESCITEGFLLERNSLQVPEEKSNVLVDPVPDLGKIDAPEKVVVPFSELSGIDQSVRTDVCSHSQDAPNEDTPSTSAAGSSWKPDFSKLEGKICLDDLTVKELQETFKATFGRETSVKDKQWLKRRITMGLTNSCDFSCTTFIIRDNVVVKKGEEQICNRVKSRISADSEDGVAISDSRGSLGDHDNRINDDADLSGADVSSSAFESCNVTKDLYTEQITAKRARKPTKRYIEELSEIESRETSEKLASPDKISRYRFACPETHMRPTNNMRLNARPLVTRQDSLGGSGVQIPFVSRIRRSRPRENFMPLLKLQPSGMDIATRQVRSAFDVSGPQDDDKRNNDLIKPRSSPGWTQQPLIAACEKDEHYSGMKIVELENDVELNDCSEDNSDDNVVTVPTQKGGTRRKHHRPWTINEVVKLVEGVARYGAGRWSEIKRVAFASCPYRTSVDLKDKWRNLLKASFVQLPAEKGILNSRKQASVPIPAPILSRVRELADMQGQVPPVLSTCKSSGHSSSDRRVHEARSGFL